One genomic segment of Nothobranchius furzeri strain GRZ-AD chromosome 10, NfurGRZ-RIMD1, whole genome shotgun sequence includes these proteins:
- the LOC107386828 gene encoding uncharacterized protein isoform X1: MPPSKRRVKLRSDTEIPVKRNTPLKVAPRQRYVSKPVVFIRRCDTLLEEPEVVDGNQPAVKTVNPVKVSAAPLHCKRVPGISTPASYDGTRTSTPVTPANKQPYLNMEEMIMLEAFKSEETPGSVTSYSTEPTFNSDDDDEDDDDDTPYSSSSTLSSLPSPEIFRKESSAFPNEDELLGLHFLHVKNSTLLDVSHAENVHTHHPSNISAILDASTSLAAKNHEISQPRRPEDKSKPQMDSESRSKGKASPKLTGRTHVVRKKKVWFKSPIAAEISKAKPFTSSTSTLQNTSESSSPRGKVTPDTKIGCKTKTSPHLMTLKIPVKSGSEQALFFDFVSNDEREAFFKKMRERCAKLTSSVFFPFGLGAQNSL; the protein is encoded by the exons ATGCCTCCATCAAAGCGCAGAGTAAAGCTTCGTAGTGACACTGAGATTCCCGTGAAACGAAATACACCCCTGAAGGTAGCACCAAGGCAACGATATG TGTCTAAACCGGTGGTCTTCATCAGACGTTGTGATACATTACTAGAGGAGCCTGAAGTGGTTGATGGAAATCAGCCTGCAGTTAAAACAGTAAACCCAGTAAAA GTTAGTGCTGCACCGCTTCACTGCAAACGCGTTCCAGGCATAAGTACCCCTGCAAGTTATGACGGCACAAGAACTTCCACACCTGTTACACCAGCCAATAAACAACCTTATCTAAATATGGAAGAGATGATCATGCTAGAGGCTTTTAAAAGTGAAGAAACTCCAGGAAGTGTCACGTCTTACAGCACGGAGCCAACTTTCAactctgatgatgatgatgaggatgatgatgatgacactcCCTACTCATCTTCCTCCACCTTGAGCAGCCTTCCCTCCCCAGAGATCTTCAGAAAAGAAAGCAGCG CTTTTCCAAATGAGGACGAGTTACTGGGTCTGCATTTTCTGCATGTTAAAAATTCCACCTTGTTGGACGTTAGTCATGCAGAGAACGTGCACACGCATCATCCATCCAACATTTCTGCCATCTTAG ATGCCTCTACAAGTCTTGCTGCAAAGAACCATGAGATCAG CCAACCGAGAAGACCTGAAGATAAAAGCAAACCACAAATGGACTCAG AAAGTCGCTCGAAAGGGAAAGCTTCACCAAAA CTCACTGGGAGAACGCATGTTGTCCGTAAGAAGAAGGTTTGGTTTAAAAGTCCCATCGCTGCTGAGATTTCCAAAGCCAAACCTTTCACATCCTCCACGTCAACACTTCAGAACACCAGTGAGTCATCCAGCCCTCGTGGAAAAGTCACACCTGATACGAAGATCGGTTGTAAAACTAAAACATCGCCTCATTTGATGACTCTGAAAATACCTGTGAAATCTGGTTCTGAGCAAGCCTTGTTCTTTGATTTTGTCAGTAATGATGAAAGGGAAGCCTTTTTTAAGAAGATGAGAGAAAGGTGTGCCAAACTCACAAGTTCTGTTTTCTTTCCTTTTGGACTAGGTGCACAAAATAGCCTGTGA
- the LOC107386828 gene encoding uncharacterized protein isoform X2 — MVSAAPLHCKRVPGISTPASYDGTRTSTPVTPANKQPYLNMEEMIMLEAFKSEETPGSVTSYSTEPTFNSDDDDEDDDDDTPYSSSSTLSSLPSPEIFRKESSAFPNEDELLGLHFLHVKNSTLLDVSHAENVHTHHPSNISAILDASTSLAAKNHEISQPRRPEDKSKPQMDSESRSKGKASPKLTGRTHVVRKKKVWFKSPIAAEISKAKPFTSSTSTLQNTSESSSPRGKVTPDTKIGCKTKTSPHLMTLKIPVKSGSEQALFFDFVSNDEREAFFKKMRERCAKLTSSVFFPFGLGAQNSL, encoded by the exons ATG GTTAGTGCTGCACCGCTTCACTGCAAACGCGTTCCAGGCATAAGTACCCCTGCAAGTTATGACGGCACAAGAACTTCCACACCTGTTACACCAGCCAATAAACAACCTTATCTAAATATGGAAGAGATGATCATGCTAGAGGCTTTTAAAAGTGAAGAAACTCCAGGAAGTGTCACGTCTTACAGCACGGAGCCAACTTTCAactctgatgatgatgatgaggatgatgatgatgacactcCCTACTCATCTTCCTCCACCTTGAGCAGCCTTCCCTCCCCAGAGATCTTCAGAAAAGAAAGCAGCG CTTTTCCAAATGAGGACGAGTTACTGGGTCTGCATTTTCTGCATGTTAAAAATTCCACCTTGTTGGACGTTAGTCATGCAGAGAACGTGCACACGCATCATCCATCCAACATTTCTGCCATCTTAG ATGCCTCTACAAGTCTTGCTGCAAAGAACCATGAGATCAG CCAACCGAGAAGACCTGAAGATAAAAGCAAACCACAAATGGACTCAG AAAGTCGCTCGAAAGGGAAAGCTTCACCAAAA CTCACTGGGAGAACGCATGTTGTCCGTAAGAAGAAGGTTTGGTTTAAAAGTCCCATCGCTGCTGAGATTTCCAAAGCCAAACCTTTCACATCCTCCACGTCAACACTTCAGAACACCAGTGAGTCATCCAGCCCTCGTGGAAAAGTCACACCTGATACGAAGATCGGTTGTAAAACTAAAACATCGCCTCATTTGATGACTCTGAAAATACCTGTGAAATCTGGTTCTGAGCAAGCCTTGTTCTTTGATTTTGTCAGTAATGATGAAAGGGAAGCCTTTTTTAAGAAGATGAGAGAAAGGTGTGCCAAACTCACAAGTTCTGTTTTCTTTCCTTTTGGACTAGGTGCACAAAATAGCCTGTGA